CCCAAGTGCTAAGTCTGCACTGGGACACAGTGATGGTTACaatgacatcccacctgatgaaggtcctagagagactggtcctgacacacctgcgccccctagtgagctccgctctggacccctccagtttgcctattggccgggcattggggtagatgccgccatcatccaccttcttcatagagctctctctcacctggagaaacccgggaacactgtgagaataatgtcctgTGATTTCTCCGGAGCTTTTACCAccatcagccaggactactgagggagaagctgaaccttggtggagggaccatcacctgtcctactgggtcctagactacctgacaccccgccctcagtatgtgagagcccgggactgtgtgtctgacactgtgatctgtagtacgggggcaccacaaggtccagctctcgcCCCtggtcacactgtacactgctgactttaggcacaactcctccagctgttacttacagaagtactccgatgtctctgctatagtcggccttatcactgatggcgacgacagggaatacagagacttatactgGGACTTTGTGGACTGGggtcagcggaaccagctcaggattaatgctgggaagaccaaggagatggtggtggactttagtaaacagagaggtgctccgaccccagtggagatccaggggacgggcagtgagatagtcaggacctataagtatctgggtgcgctcctcaataataaactagactgggctgatcacctggaggcgctgcacagaaagggccacagcagacgctacctgctcaggaggctgagggccgggggtccaggggtcacttcttaggtcCTTCtttaactctgtggttgcctcagccatctttttcggtgtggcctgctgggggcgctgtataccagccagggacagaaatagacttgacaggctgatcaggagggccagctctggcctggggagccccttggacccagtacaggtggtcggtgacagaaggatactgtctgtggtgacctccatgcgggagaacaaatcccaccccatgtatgggaccctgatgggacttggcagcagtgtaagtgaccgtctgcttcaccccaagtgtgagaaggagctatcgcaggtccttccttccaaccgcgagcaggctgtataatctacatcagacccagcgcagacactccgcacagagaactaatgattatgacgatgaagtcttccttctttcttcttctgttccttagctgctctgGACTCCtcatatatcttctcttctcagtctgggtgtcctgtaatatattcctgtgtattatcttattttatggtagagttattttatcctgtatctgtattactaggctgctgtaacatgctgagtatccgcactgtgggactattacaggattatcttatcttattctagTATCTTATGCTATTTGCAGCTGTTGTAAAGTTTTCACAACCTCTTTGAAGGGGTAAAGTTAACACAAGATCCACTAAAATCCGCTACACCATAGACAGAGGATGAAcatgaggtcaggggtgtagtaAAGGGGAAGCCTCCATCATGTACTCACACCTCCGGAGTCATGTGCGACTTCTATGAGGTTATATTTATGGGACAGGCTTTTGGATTAGGGGTAAAAATCAAACTTCAAGAGGGGGAAAATGTGGCAGAAAGATAAGCGTCACGAGCAGCTACAATATTCCAATCCCACAGATCAGAAGAGACACGGGCTGTGCAGACTGACTACATGGCGCGTAGTCACCAGGGAGGGGTTCCTGAATAATTGCAGCCATTTCCATGTGGTCATTGATCTGTAAGAATAGACGGTTTAttactagtggaaaaaaataaatattagaaaATTACGAGGCGGTAATTACAAGATGGACAAATGTACATCCAATATCTACAAGTCGGCCTATGGTCTCGTGTGGTGACACCTCTGGAATAAGTGACTTAGTGCTCAGGGGAAACAAATATTACACATTAATGGGGGGCAACGAGTGACGGTGAGAGGACATGGTGAACATCTTCGCAGACAAAGCGCACTTAACCATTTCATAGCCAGTAATTGGGTTTAGAGATCAGTAATCTGCACGGCTGTACGACATGGCGGGGTCAGCGGTTGTGGTCTTCTGGGTAAGTTATGGTTGCTTGCTTCCAGCAATGAATATGATGCCATGCTCCAGGTCGGGGATGTCACCCAGACAAGTATTATCTTCCTCCACAAACTCATCGCTCAGCTTTTTCCACCAGGGCCAGCGGCTACGTTTCAGCATTGTGCTGTGACACTGCTTGGCTTTAAGTGCGACTGGAACTGACCTGCTTGTAAAGAAGTCCACATCCTTCTCGGTTGCATCTTTCAGGCTTGGGGCACCTAGAAAGTAAAGGTAATATTCAGATGTGAGAAGAAATCCTGTGAGTGGCTGCTGGACTAGAAAGCATTCACATACGTACTTACCCATGAGCATACTGATGTCAGTGTTGATCTGGGCAAGCAAAGCCTCCCTGCATTGCTCGGCTCGTTGCTGCTGCTTTCTGCCCAGTAGGAAATATCCCAGCCGATCCTGCACCTTCTCATGTAGCTGCTGGCTCTGCTCTAGTGACATCTGCTGGGCCTGAGAGAAATAACAGCCATCGTTACCCCACTGACTACAGCACTGACATAACCCTGATAACCATGCACTAGTGACAGGAGGATTATGCATCTAATCAGTGGATCATTTACTATAGGTAATATGTAGGAGGTCAATAGAAACCTGACAGTCTGACCGGGTGGAGCTGGAGCCGAGTATCCACTTTCTGCTGAAGTCTCAGTCGCTCCTCATCTGTAAGATCTTTATGTTTTTTCCAGGGAGACAGCGATTCCCGGACCCTTCTCCGTTTCTTTAAAAACCTCAATGCCTGTTGAATAAAGAGAAGCAGAACGATGACAATATGTCAGGGCCTGGCAGGGTGACGCACAGCTCTGACAGCCGGACTCACCGCCCTCTGGATGGCGACTGCAGCCTTGTACTGGCGGAGGATTTGCTTCTGCAGCAGGAACTGTCTGCGGTCCCTGTGCCCTCTCCAGTGTCTCTGGATTATCAGTGCCGACCTCTCCTGGGTTTCCCGGATGTGTTTGTCCATTTGTCCTGTAGGCAATCACATTAGAGGAGATGATCACTTAGGCCTTTGTGGTCCCCCCAATCCATAAATTAGACTATTCTGAGACATCCCTGCATTCTAATACATGATGGGGTGCTGGCACCCTATGAATGCTTGGTTCATTAACCCTTCCCTGCCCTCAGTCTCCACCGTTACCTGCATGGACGATCTCCAGAAGAGTCAGCTGCTTCTCTCTGAACTCCCTCATGGCGCGGAGTCTCTGCAGCTTCAGACGCTCCCTCAGCAACTCTTCATCTCTCTGTCTCTTCATCTGTTTCATCTCTTGTTCACGTTTTGCTCTAGATTTTCAGGAGCAAACTTTAAATTTCAGACAGTTTTGACTTTACTTCTGTACTGAACGCTCATTATGTCACAGGCATCACCAACGCTATAGTGAGAACAATCTGGATATAGTATATCATATCCCATTACCCCAGTGTACCCCACTGCTGCGCCTGGTGGAGGCCGTTTACATGAAAGCAATGAATCTCATATTGTAAGGTATAAAAGAAATACATATTTGATGTAAGATGGCAGGAGGTATGACGGCCGCAGACATAGCACATAATGCAGAATATCACGGTTATTGCTTGTACCTAAAGCTCCTCTGTAAAGACGTCACAGCCCCAGGTAACCTCCTCATCCTCTTCCGTATCTGGAATCCCCTCCACATGGCCTGTATGGTGCGTGCAGCGCGGTGCAGTCTCTGCAAACAGATGCAAATAGAAATTCAGGAACTGAAAACTCATACAAAGATAGAAAGTCAGGGGGCGATTTCTCAGGGTGACAGGTGCTGCCCAATATTTTACTGGGAGTCTTCGGAAATTGCAAAGACAACGATCTTATACAAGGTACTGAAGGAACTTTGGAAACCGCTGAATACATAATTTTATGCTGATATTAACCAATCCAAGTATTAACAATTGCATCATCTCCTGGACAATATGGGATGGAGAAAAGCACAGCTCAAGAGTTAAATGGAAAGACCCCCGAGCTGCTCTTTACAGAGGATATAGTCCAAGCACCCCGAGGCTCTTGAGCTGCCCCAATATTCCCAGCCCGCCAGGTCATACAGCGATAGTCTCCATCAGAGCAATAAGAACAATCTAAGTCTTATTTTACCTGCAACTCCTCCTGCTGATAAATACTGGAATAGAGAATATCCAAGAGGCGGCCGAGCTCACGGCCAAAGCCTTTCCCAGTCCATTGCTTGCTCAACAGAGACCTGAGCCCTGCGGATAAATACATGTGAGGTGCGTGAGACGAATGAGACCCGGTTATATGTTACTAGGAGCTGGTGAAGTCATAAGAGGAAAAAAATATAACAGCTGACAAATATACATCTATTACTGGTCAACCTCAGACTACAGATTATACATAGTACGAATATGCAAGAAGCCAAGATGGTAATGTTATCCCTgaatatcctctattatactccagagctgcgctcactattctgctggtacagtcactgtgtacatacattacattacttatcctgtattatactccagagctgcgctcactattctgctggtgcagtcactgtgtacatacattacattacttatcctgtattataccccagagctgcgctcactattctgctggtgcagtcactgtgtacatacattacattacttatcctgtattatactccagagctgcgctcactattctgctggtacagtcactgtgtacatacattacattacttatcctgtattatactccagagctgcgctcactattctgctggtgcagtcactgtgtacatacattacattacttatcctgtattataccccagagctgcgctcactattctgctggtgcagtcactgtgtacatacattacattacttatcctgtattatactccagagctgtcgctcactattctgccggtacagtcactgtgtacatacattacattacttatcctgtattataccccagagctgcgctcactattctgctggtacagtcactgtgtacatatattacattacttatcctgtattatactccagagctgtcgctcactattctgctggtacagtcactgtgtacatacattacattacttatcctgtattatactccagagctgcgctcactattctgctggtacata
This region of Leptodactylus fuscus isolate aLepFus1 chromosome 8, aLepFus1.hap2, whole genome shotgun sequence genomic DNA includes:
- the IQCB1 gene encoding IQ calmodulin-binding motif-containing protein 1, with amino-acid sequence MSVSTAHSVDRRILELASKLAESSNGSDPVLLLHLREILTSAAPGGKELQRLKEEAYSYGLVQYCVLVLKHDYSRVEGGWRTGAALADVLSKCCVGLDPKSDAEDFYSKLLPSAALNILVLGRRVQARYVRSVRDEEGAELLRCFRLAMESLCWLFSGHIQLAELVLRQEHFLQLLMTDDVESGAAVMSVLQAILRANSTVLHHIPEETLHPILDELVYKLSASSNPVTGRSATLSLLHMVESNPQIVQTVCARYKGLRSLLSKQWTGKGFGRELGRLLDILYSSIYQQEELQRLHRAARTIQAMWRGFQIRKRMRRLPGAVTSLQRSFRAKREQEMKQMKRQRDEELLRERLKLQRLRAMREFREKQLTLLEIVHAGQMDKHIRETQERSALIIQRHWRGHRDRRQFLLQKQILRQYKAAVAIQRAALRFLKKRRRVRESLSPWKKHKDLTDEERLRLQQKVDTRLQLHPAQQMSLEQSQQLHEKVQDRLGYFLLGRKQQQRAEQCREALLAQINTDISMLMGAPSLKDATEKDVDFFTSRSVPVALKAKQCHSTMLKRSRWPWWKKLSDEFVEEDNTCLGDIPDLEHGIIFIAGSKQP